The stretch of DNA CTTTGAGCGGCGTTCGCCGACCATAATCGTATTTGATAGACCATCGCTGACATTTTTAATCGCAACCGTTCCACCGCCACTGGGGAAGATGCCATCGCCATCGCCCCGGTCTCCATTGCAAGCCATGTAGTTCGATTTTGCGAATGTTGTGTCAGTCGGAACCACCATCGTTCCAGATATCGGATCCGGGAAGGGGCGATTTTCATTAATCCCCTCGCCGATGTCCGAAGGACACAGAAAGGCGGGCAACGGACTGCGCAATCCCGTAAGACCCGCTGGATCATTGGCAGCTTGTTCAAACGTTTGATCGCCGATACCGAGTACTTTGTAGAGGTTGCCTTGGTCCAGATACGGCAGGATCATGACCGACCAAGCCCATTGACTGTTCAAACGAGAATCCCACACCGGTGGGTCTTCATCCAGGCCCGAAAAGTCATAGTAACTTGCGATCGGGAATACCTTGTGGACATCGTGATAGTTGTGCAGCGCCAAGCCAAGCTGTTTCAAATTGTTGCGACATTGCGTCCGCCGCGCCGCCTCCCGCGCCTGTTGCACCGCTGGCAACAGCAGAGCAATCAAGATCGCGATAATGGCAATAACTACCAATAGCTCGATCAGCGTAAAACCCTGACTCTTCCTCCGGACATTAGTACTCATACCAGCTCTCCAATTTTATGGGAAAAAGATAGGAAAATGTACCGTTGGCTGCGTCGCGTGGCGGATTCTGTGGTGCGAATTTATAAGGTGGTTGTCAATAGGAAAAACTCGAATCGCAATCCAGCTTAAAGCCATCGGGGATTCTCGCATAGTTTTTAAGCCCCGTCAAAGGATTTCTCTTGACAGCTAGAGAATTCTTGCAATGAACTTGCCCTCGAACCAGAGCGGAGCACGCAATTTGCGCCTCCTGCGCGCTTGATTTATGTGCAAAGCTCAGGAGTTGATCTCCCGGTATATGCAGCTGATCTCATCGTCAATGTAACTTTGTCGAAACGCCAGTCTCCGCAGTTTTCCACTAGTGGTCTTGGGCAATGTTGCCGGTCTCAGGAGGAGAATTTCTGCTGGATTGACGCCAAAAGATAAGTTCACCGCATAGCGAATTGCCGCCACAACCGTTTCCGGCGATATCTGACGTATGGCAGTTCTTTGGAGCTCCGCAGAAACAATCAGTTCCTCCTGGCCGTTGATTTCGGTGGAAAACACCAAAACACCGCTGGGGGCAATCGCAGCGTCGGCAGCGCAAACGCGTTCCTCAATATCCTCGGGATGAAGGTTTTTGCCGCGCACGATCATTAATTCTGAGTTCCGACCTGTAATAAACAGTTCACCAGCGGATAAAAAACCTACGTCCCCTGTGCGGAGAAAACGATGCGACTGGCCGTCTAAACTCAGCTCGAAGAATTGTTCGGCATTCAGATCTTGCCGCTGGAAATACCCGCGTGTTACGGAAGGTCCAGCGAGACAAACCTCGCCGATCTGTTCATCGGGCAATGGTTCGCCCGCGGTATCGATGATCAAAACGCAAGATCCATCAAAGCATTGTCCGCTGCCTGAGAGGCTGGTTTCATCGTCCGGCGACGAAGGAGGGGTGATTTGTTGCCGGGCCAAGGCGGCTGTGCTGACCTGTTTGATCACCGGCGCAGCATCCACCGGACCGCCGGTCGCCATCAGTGTCGCTTCCCCTAAACCATAACAGGGAAAGAACGCCTCGCGACGAAAACCGCACCCCGAAAATCGTTTGACGAAACGGGCGAGTGTTTCTGACCGAACCTTCTCTGCCCCCACAAACGCGACTCGCCAAGACGAGAAATCCAAACCCAACAGATCGTCATCGCGGATTTTTTCCAAGCAATGCCGATAACCGAAATCGGGACCG from Symmachiella dynata encodes:
- a CDS encoding DUF1559 domain-containing protein, which produces MSTNVRRKSQGFTLIELLVVIAIIAILIALLLPAVQQAREAARRTQCRNNLKQLGLALHNYHDVHKVFPIASYYDFSGLDEDPPVWDSRLNSQWAWSVMILPYLDQGNLYKVLGIGDQTFEQAANDPAGLTGLRSPLPAFLCPSDIGEGINENRPFPDPISGTMVVPTDTTFAKSNYMACNGDRGDGDGIFPSGGGTVAIKNVSDGLSNTIMVGERRSKDGFWAGIWAGQELSEEGITNVWCLAGLTEYQMNTGKHSLDPSDTNAVDNPKIAFSSQHQGGAFFLLGDGSVHFINDSIQWNDSPNDSNDVGIYHLLGSMNDGLVVNEF
- a CDS encoding fatty acyl-AMP ligase, producing the protein MSLMMANAFQSAGDNTLEQMMMTLCTELYEAASQFANKPLFVFPATRWQAADSLTYGELVTRAAAASAVLSEYTSLGQRALLLFPTGAAFWEAFMGCLSTGVIAVPLHVPNLNRNSEQFASLCQDCEPSVLVVDDSVAEVLNKRRDQHPYFDGLPVVTPSQWRNQTAAPRFDAAAQDIAFLQYTSGSTSRPKGVQISHANLLSNLRFICERMQLDAQHDRAVTWLPHYHDMGLVGSYLGAMFARLTSWCIPPEEFVLRPLHWLQLMSDHKVTISGGPDFGYRHCLEKIRDDDLLGLDFSSWRVAFVGAEKVRSETLARFVKRFSGCGFRREAFFPCYGLGEATLMATGGPVDAAPVIKQVSTAALARQQITPPSSPDDETSLSGSGQCFDGSCVLIIDTAGEPLPDEQIGEVCLAGPSVTRGYFQRQDLNAEQFFELSLDGQSHRFLRTGDVGFLSAGELFITGRNSELMIVRGKNLHPEDIEERVCAADAAIAPSGVLVFSTEINGQEELIVSAELQRTAIRQISPETVVAAIRYAVNLSFGVNPAEILLLRPATLPKTTSGKLRRLAFRQSYIDDEISCIYREINS